From the Vicia villosa cultivar HV-30 ecotype Madison, WI unplaced genomic scaffold, Vvil1.0 ctg.000004F_1_1_1, whole genome shotgun sequence genome, one window contains:
- the LOC131621423 gene encoding UDP-galactose/UDP-glucose transporter 5-like has product MAESPSSSTTVSFRDNLWKGIFAVSGIMLTLVTYGLLQEKIMRIPYGAEKEYFKYSLFLVFCNRIMTSAVSAGSLLASKKALDPVAPIYKYSLVSVSNILTTTCQYEALKYVSFPVQTLAKCAKMIPVMVWGTIIMQKRYKGPDYLLAFLVTLGCSVFILYPAGTDLSPYSRGRENTVWGVLLMGGYLGFDGFTSTFQDKMFRGYDMEIHNQIFYTTLCSCILSLTGLIVQGHMILAVEFVYRHHDCFFDIALLSTVATISQFFISYTIRTFGALTFATIMTTRQLVSIMLSCVWFSHPLSWEQWIGAVIVFGSLYAKSFWKKVPQKTASPKSSAVELVQNEESNDLKDDLKDNP; this is encoded by the exons ATGGCGGAATCACCATCTTCTTCCACCACTGTTAGCTTCAGAGATAATTTATGGAAAGGCATTTTCGCTGTTTCCGGAATCATGCTTACGCTCGTTACCTATGGCCTCTTACAG GAAAAGATCATGAGAATACCATATGGAGCAGAAAAGGAGTATTTCAAGTATTCACTCTTTCTTGTTTTCTGCAACCGGATCATGACGTCTGCTGTTTCGGCTGGTTCTTTGCTG GCAAGTAAAAAAGCATTAGATCCAGTGGCTCCCATTTACAAGTATTCCCTTGTGTCAGTATCAAACATACTAACCACAACTTGTCAGTATGAG GCCCTCAAATATGTTAGTTTTCCTGTTCAGACTCTTGCGAAGTGTGCGAAAATGATACCGGTTATG GTCTGGGGTACAATTATCATGCAGAAGAGGTACAAGGGACCTGACTATTTGTTGGCTTTTTTAGTTACCCTTGGCTGCTCAGTATTTATCCTATATCCG GCAGGAACAGACCTAAGTCCATACAGCAGAGGAAGGGAAAATACAGTTTGGGGCGTTCTTCTAATGGGTGGCTATCTTGG gtTTGATGGCTTTACAAGCACATTCCAAGATAAGATGTTTAGAGGCTATGACATGGAGATCCATAATCAGATATTTTATACGACATTGTGTTCTTGTATTCTTAGTCTGACAG GTCTTATTGTACAAGGACACATGATACTAGCAGTAGAGTTTGTATATCGGCATCATGATTGTTTCTTTGACATAGCATTACTTTCGACT GTTGCAACAATTAGCCAATTTTTCATTTCCTACACAATTCGCACTTTTGGTGCTCTGACATTTGCTACCATAATGACCACAAGACAG TTGGTGAGCATTATGCTGTCGTGTGTTTGGTTTTCTCATCCTCTTAGCTGGGAGCAGTGGATTGGAGCA GTCATTGTCTTCGGCTCCCTATATGCAAAAAGTTTCTGGAAGAAAGTACCTCAGAAGACAGCATCCCCAAAATCATCCGCAGTAGAGCTTGTTCAAAATGAGGAATCGAATGATTTGAAGGATGATTTGAAGGACAACCCGTGA
- the LOC131621424 gene encoding nodulin homeobox-like has protein sequence MKTAEEEASSNDVQVLKLTPSVKQLHGVTSQDFNNLLKDSENLTINYRTETGLLLKLDLEKLAGLLPAHLASTLISSKRDESLFRYLLCGVRLLHTLCDLSSRNSKFEQIFLDDVKVAGQLIEVVFFMLTVLAGYRQEDHAFSDVHIMHSTLVACNLYLITGFISTQWRDIVHVLLAHPKVDIFIDAAFVSVRVVVRSLETTLVAYNKDISMESNLTAERRVYHLCQQCEASLQFLQSLCQQKMFKERLLKNKDLCEKGGILLLAQSILKLHIQPHASNRITAAISRLKAKILSILLSLCEAENISYLDEVASSAKSLELSKSVALEVFDLLKKDFGRNPGKLTADRSQPMGFVQLNAMRLADIFSDDSNFRSYMIQCFTEVLTAIISLPHGDFLSCWCSSNLPDTEEDANLEYDIFAAVGWVLHNTSPDVKEATDLEFNLTPNSMLKASYAHNRTSLFIKFFANLHCFVPNVCEEQERNLFVLKVLECLNMDLSNLLPEFSFDSDAPRAATASRNLRSLLSHAESLIPNFLNVEDIQLLRVFFGELQSRFTSNGSGKNQAQKTQDSKFDKSSWDKFSKLNINEWYQEAQSAGGRSLPLTLTGKQPADLDKKGGKIKEGMSENSSYPNLQQHNSKAEDKIQGNGLNRQSHVENKGISGKTASGGARDTDKDAHRIETSGSDASSAKGKSVAVHMDKGELSKSNERLKKFAAENPEDEKIELAQRKKRKRTIMNEEQVLTIERALLDEPDMQRNAALLQSWADKLSSNGSEVTSSQLKNWLNNRKARLARTAKDVRPATADVDNPVSDRQKGAVLGSRDSPISPGQYVMLVGQQGEEIGRGKVFQVQGEWYGKALDGNAVDGFGVCVVDVCELRVDKGLQLPFTSEAIGSTFAEAHTKFGVMRVIWPTNKMMAL, from the exons ATGAAGACTGCAGAGGAAGAGGCATCAAGCAATGATGTACAG GTGTTAAAATTGACACCATCAGTGAAGCAATTACATGGTGTTACCTCTCAGGATTTTAACAATTTATTGAAGGATTCCGAAAATTTAACTATCAACTACCGTACTGAAACAGGATTGTTGCTGAAG CTTGACTTGGAAAAGCTTGCGGGATTGCTTCCAGCGCACCTTGCTTCGACGCTAATATCATCCAAAAGAGATGAGAGCTTGTTCAGATATTTGTTATGTGGTGTTCGACTATTGCATACCTTGTGTGATTTATCTTCCCGTAACTCTAAATTTGAGCAG ATTTTTCTAGATGATGTAAAAGTGGCGGGACAACTAATTGAAGTGGTTTTCTTCATGCTAACTGTTCTTGCTGGTTATAGACAG GAAGACCATGCTTTTAGTGATGTGCACATTATGCATTCAACTCTCGTAGCATGCAATTTATATCTAATAACCGGGTTTATTTCAACACAGTGGAGAGATATTGTGCATGTATTGCTTGCACACCCCAAG GTTGACATATTTATAGATGCGGCTTTTGTATCAGTTCGTGTGGTTGTTAGGTCTCTTGAGACTACACTTGTAGCTTATAATAAGGATATTTCCATGGAATCAAATCTGACAGCAGAAAGAAGAGTTTATCATCTCTGCCAGCAGTGTGAAGCTTCTTTACAGTTTCTTCAGTCATTATGTCAGCAAAAAATGTTTAAAGAACGCCTTCTTAAGAATAAG GACTTGTGTGAAAAAGGGGGCATTCTTTTGCTTGCCCAATCCATCTTGAAGTTACACATTCAACCGCATGCATCGAATAGAATCACAGCAGCTATTTCTAGGCTTAAAGCTAAAATACTTTCTATT TTGCTGAGTTTGTGTGAAGCAGAAAACATATCTTATCTTGACGAAGTAGCTAGCTCAGCAAAGAGTTTAGAATTGTCAAAATCTGTTGCATTAGAG GTTTTTGACTTGTTGAAGAAAGACTTTGGAAGAAATCCCGGGAAACTCACTGCTGACAGAAGTCAACCAATGGGATTTGTACAGCTCAATGCAATGCGTCTAGCTGACATTTTCTCCGATGATTCAAATTTTCGATCTTACATGATACAGTGTTTT ACTGAAGTTCTGACAGCAATAATTTCACTCCCCCATGGAGATTTTTTATCCTGTTGGTGCTCATCAAACCTTCCTGACACCGAGGAGGACGCAAATCTTGAATATGATATATTTGCTGCAGTTGGATGGGTTTTACATAATACTTCGCCGGATGTAAAGGAAGCCACAGATTTGGAATTCAACCTAACCCCAAACAGCATGCTTAAAGCTTCTTATGCACATAATAGGACATCATTATTTATCAAGTTCTTTGCAAATCTTCATTGTTTTGTTCCCAATGTTTGTGAAG AGCAAGAAAGGAACCTTTTTGTGCTCAAAGTCCTCGAGTGCTTAAACATGGATCTATCTAACTTGCTGCCGGagttttcttttgattctgatgcTCCTAGAGCTGCCACTGCTAGCAGGAACCTCC GCTCGTTGTTAAGTCATGCAGAATCTCTGATTCCGAACTTCTTAAATGTGGAGGATATACAACTTTTAAG GGTGTTTTTTGGCGAATTGCAATCACGATTTACTTCAAATGGATCTGGGAAAAATCAGGCTCAG AAAACTCAAGATAGCAAATTTGACAAATCATCTTGGGATAAGTTTTCTAAACTCAACATCAATGAGTGGTATCAG GAGGCTCAAAGTGCTGGGGGACGCTCATTGCCTTTAACTTTAACTGGTAAGCAGCCTGCTGATCTTGATAAGAAGGGTGGTAAAATCAAGGAAGGAATGTCGGAGAATTCTTCATATCCAAACTTGCAACAACATAACTCCAAAGCTGAAGACAAAATTCAAGGCAATGGCTTAAATCGACAAAGTCATGTAGAAAATAAAGGCATATCTGGTAAAACAGCATCAGGAGGAGCAAGAGATACTGACAAGGATGCTCATAGAATTGAAACAAGTGGTTCAGATGCCAGTTctgcaaaaggaaagagtgttgCTGTTCATATGGATAAGGGCgaactttcaaaatcaaatgagcGTCTTAAAAAATTTGCAGCTGAAAATCCAGAAGATGAAAAGATTGAGCTCGCACAGAGGAAAAAACGAAAGCGAACTATTATGAATGAAGAACAGGTGTTAACGATAGAGAGGGCACTCTTGGATGAACCCGATATGCAGCGAAATGCAGCTTTACTTCAATCATGGGCTGATAAATTAAGTTCGAAT GGCTCTGAGGTTACATCGTCGCAGCTTAAAAATTG GTTGAATAATCGAAAAGCTAGGCTAGCTCGCACAGCTAAGGATGTTCGACCAGCAACAGCTGATGTTGACAATCCAGTCTCAGACAGGCAGAAAGGGGCAGTACTTGGATCCCGTGACTCACCTATTAGTCCAG GTCAATATGTTATGCTTGTCGGCCAGCAAGGAGAGGAGATTGGCAGAGGAAAGGTATTTCAGGTGCAGGGTGAGTGGTATGGGAAGGCCTTAGATGGGAACGCCGTAGATGGATTCGGAGTCTGTGTTGTGGATGTTTGTGAGCTCAGGGTTGATAAAGGGTTGCAGCTACCCTTCACGTCAGAAGCCATTGGCTCAACATTTGCTGAGGCTCATACAAAGTTTGGTGTCATGAGAGTAATATGGCCTACGAACAAAATGATGGCGTTGTGA